A stretch of Puniceicoccus vermicola DNA encodes these proteins:
- a CDS encoding sulfatase-like hydrolase/transferase: MAKPPPNLIWIFGDQHRAQALGFRGDPNLSTPNLDRLASQGLSFEKALTNSPLCCPARGSLLTGKYPQHAVQGHAEPLDPDTPTIAHAFKDNGYHTAWFGKWHVDGKDLSDAPTPEKIVPRQRRGGFDTWIGYENKNTNTLYDIWIHGHRDKEEIPQHRLPGFETDALSDHFIAHLEEMASRETQQPFFASLSVQPPHDPYTPARTMDER, translated from the coding sequence ATGGCGAAACCTCCCCCCAATCTAATCTGGATCTTCGGCGACCAGCACCGCGCCCAAGCGCTTGGATTTCGGGGCGATCCGAACCTTTCCACCCCCAACTTGGACCGTCTCGCGAGCCAAGGACTTAGTTTTGAGAAAGCATTGACCAATAGTCCGCTCTGCTGCCCAGCCCGCGGAAGCCTCCTCACAGGAAAATATCCTCAACACGCCGTCCAGGGACACGCCGAACCCTTGGATCCCGATACGCCGACGATCGCTCACGCCTTCAAGGACAATGGCTATCACACGGCGTGGTTTGGAAAGTGGCATGTCGATGGCAAAGACCTTTCCGACGCCCCGACCCCGGAAAAAATTGTACCCCGGCAGCGGCGCGGTGGATTTGATACGTGGATTGGCTATGAGAACAAAAACACCAACACCCTGTATGACATCTGGATTCACGGTCATCGCGATAAAGAAGAGATCCCCCAGCACCGCCTCCCCGGATTCGAGACCGATGCTCTTTCGGATCATTTTATAGCTCACCTCGAAGAAATGGCCTCACGGGAGACGCAGCAGCCCTTCTTCGCTTCTCTCTCGGTTCAGCCACCCCACGACCCCTACACTCCCGCCAGAACCATGGATGAAAGGTAA
- a CDS encoding glycoside hydrolase family 130 protein codes for MNSPVKIDRFPANPLFRPEDIQPSQPNLKIMCSFNPGAILFQGKRLLLLRVAEMAIPDEGCVATPIFDPETGEVHIQQFKKDDPDLEVPDPRFFKHKGKIYLTSLSHLRIATSEDGLDFTIDEGPSIFPVGPYETFGIEDARITEIEGTYYINYTAASDFGVVTSLITTTDFRKFERKGIIFGPDNKDVAIFPEKIDGRYQAFHRPAVVHTGKPSIWTASSTDMLDWGRHEYVIGPRSGHWDCERVGAGSAPIKTPEGWLAFYHAADYSTRYCLGLLLLDLKKPSKVLARSEEPFFVPETPYECEGGFMPNVVFHNGTIAPGDGTVELYYGGGDLVTCGARVQLSDLLSHLK; via the coding sequence ATGAATTCTCCAGTGAAGATTGACCGATTTCCCGCGAACCCCCTCTTCCGTCCAGAAGACATTCAGCCATCGCAACCGAATCTGAAGATCATGTGTTCCTTCAATCCGGGGGCGATTCTCTTTCAAGGCAAACGCCTTCTTCTTCTTAGAGTGGCCGAAATGGCGATCCCCGATGAAGGCTGCGTCGCTACGCCCATTTTCGATCCGGAGACCGGCGAAGTCCACATTCAGCAATTCAAGAAGGACGACCCCGACCTCGAAGTACCCGACCCCCGCTTCTTCAAGCATAAAGGCAAGATCTACCTGACCAGTCTGAGCCACCTTCGCATAGCGACCTCGGAGGACGGACTGGACTTCACCATCGATGAAGGTCCCAGCATCTTCCCAGTCGGCCCCTACGAAACCTTCGGCATTGAGGACGCCCGCATCACGGAAATAGAAGGAACCTACTATATCAACTACACCGCTGCATCCGATTTCGGTGTAGTCACCTCGCTGATCACAACAACCGACTTCCGGAAATTCGAACGGAAAGGTATCATTTTCGGTCCCGACAACAAAGACGTCGCGATCTTCCCCGAGAAAATCGATGGACGCTATCAAGCCTTTCACCGTCCGGCGGTGGTACACACCGGCAAACCCTCGATCTGGACCGCTTCTTCAACCGACATGCTAGACTGGGGGCGTCACGAGTACGTCATCGGTCCACGCTCCGGTCACTGGGACTGCGAGCGGGTGGGTGCCGGAAGCGCTCCGATCAAAACACCGGAAGGCTGGCTCGCTTTTTACCATGCGGCCGACTACAGTACGCGATACTGCCTCGGCCTTCTTCTACTGGATCTCAAGAAACCCTCGAAGGTTCTGGCCCGCTCGGAAGAGCCCTTCTTTGTTCCGGAAACACCTTATGAGTGCGAGGGTGGCTTCATGCCCAACGTCGTCTTCCACAATGGAACCATCGCTCCCGGTGATGGCACCGTGGAACTTTACTACGGCGGCGGCGATCTCGTCACCTGCGGCGCCCGAGTTCAACTTTCCGACCTCCTCTCGCATTTAAAGTAA
- a CDS encoding FAD-dependent oxidoreductase, which produces MSELNFKSKPVGQSLVSEPARDVPVARDADVVVCGAGPAGVAAAIASAASGAKTVLIESAGCLGGVWTSGLLTYVLDPKGDSPVTNRLTSELDRLGGYARRKGLDESFAEPKPGWAEHCFIYEPETMKWVLERECLQLKVNTRLYTRVCSVVKDREDPRKITAVITESKSGREAWGGKIFIDATGDGDLAAQAGCRFSLGRPDSGEVQPLTLMCMVQTPHVDRVQPLARKAGKCLKEAIEAAGVNTSYGAPVLFEIRPDLYGFMMNHKYGSALNADELSKATFEARNEVMLAIRQMRDSGGPWEGLRVVATGAHIGIREGRRIQGRYTVTAEDLTEGRSHSDAVCRVHFPIDVHATKIKGKSSGFDAENKMRSQPYDVPLRAMIAADVDNLMMAGRNISGDFIAHSSYRVTGNSVAMGEAAGAFAADVVRRDETLTDADTKRVKFCLENLEEALGLTVEA; this is translated from the coding sequence ATGAGTGAATTGAATTTCAAATCGAAGCCAGTGGGGCAATCACTTGTGTCCGAGCCGGCGAGGGACGTTCCGGTCGCTCGTGATGCGGATGTGGTTGTCTGCGGGGCCGGTCCGGCTGGGGTGGCTGCAGCAATCGCGTCGGCGGCAAGTGGTGCGAAGACGGTACTGATTGAAAGTGCCGGATGTCTCGGAGGAGTTTGGACTTCTGGCCTTCTCACTTATGTTCTCGATCCCAAAGGGGATAGTCCGGTGACCAATCGATTGACCTCGGAACTGGACCGTTTGGGCGGTTATGCCCGGCGCAAGGGTTTGGACGAGTCTTTTGCAGAGCCGAAGCCCGGATGGGCGGAGCACTGTTTCATCTATGAACCCGAGACCATGAAGTGGGTTCTGGAACGCGAGTGTCTGCAGCTCAAGGTGAATACCCGTCTCTACACCAGAGTGTGTTCCGTTGTGAAAGACAGGGAAGATCCGCGGAAAATCACGGCGGTGATTACTGAGTCGAAATCGGGCCGTGAGGCGTGGGGCGGCAAAATATTTATCGACGCGACCGGGGACGGCGACTTGGCCGCTCAAGCGGGATGTCGCTTCTCGTTAGGACGTCCGGACAGCGGCGAGGTGCAGCCATTGACTTTGATGTGCATGGTGCAGACTCCGCATGTCGACCGTGTGCAGCCTCTGGCGCGCAAGGCGGGGAAATGTCTCAAAGAAGCGATCGAAGCCGCCGGAGTGAATACGAGTTACGGAGCGCCGGTGTTGTTCGAGATCCGTCCGGACCTCTACGGGTTCATGATGAATCATAAATACGGCAGTGCCTTAAATGCGGATGAACTGAGCAAGGCGACATTTGAGGCCCGCAACGAGGTCATGTTGGCGATTCGGCAGATGCGCGACTCTGGTGGGCCTTGGGAAGGTTTGCGGGTCGTCGCCACGGGAGCCCACATTGGAATTCGTGAAGGGCGGCGAATCCAGGGGCGCTATACGGTGACCGCGGAGGATCTGACAGAAGGGCGAAGCCACTCCGATGCCGTTTGCCGGGTTCATTTTCCAATCGATGTGCATGCGACGAAAATAAAGGGTAAGTCCAGCGGCTTTGACGCGGAAAACAAGATGAGGTCCCAGCCCTACGATGTGCCGCTGCGGGCGATGATTGCCGCGGATGTGGACAATTTGATGATGGCTGGGCGGAACATCAGTGGAGATTTTATCGCCCACTCCAGTTACCGAGTCACCGGGAATTCCGTGGCGATGGGGGAGGCTGCTGGGGCTTTTGCGGCTGATGTGGTTCGGAGAGACGAGACTCTCACCGATGCTGATACGAAGCGAGTGAAGTTTTGCCTGGAGAACCTGGAAGAAGCACTCGGCCTTACCGTGGAAGCCTAA
- a CDS encoding sulfatase-like hydrolase/transferase, with the protein MKGKSAGNIRFRPNVPDIPRIREKASRDLCGYYGAIENLDWNVGRIVDTLQRLGLYENTHILFFSDHGDMHGSHGQFLKTSPHEESIRIPLILSGVDPTSYGPLRSGNTDALCTNVDLGPTSLGLCGLPVPDSMAGRDLSALRLNREDEPVLPDSAYIQIVKPTGHPDSVERSWRGIVSDDGWKYVCLEGGLPWLLFNLNEDPYEQANLALNPRFAENRQKLHDRLRQWVRDTEDEFDLPNLV; encoded by the coding sequence ATGAAAGGTAAGTCCGCAGGGAATATTCGCTTCCGCCCGAATGTCCCCGACATTCCCCGCATCCGCGAGAAAGCCTCCCGTGACCTCTGCGGCTATTACGGAGCCATCGAGAACCTCGACTGGAACGTCGGTCGCATCGTCGACACTCTTCAGCGACTGGGATTGTACGAGAACACGCACATCCTCTTCTTTTCCGACCACGGAGATATGCACGGTTCTCATGGTCAATTCCTCAAAACCAGCCCCCACGAGGAATCGATCCGGATTCCGCTCATTCTTTCAGGGGTGGATCCCACCTCCTACGGCCCGCTTCGCTCCGGCAATACAGACGCCCTCTGCACGAACGTCGATCTCGGCCCAACCTCGCTTGGACTCTGCGGTCTGCCCGTACCAGACTCCATGGCCGGACGAGATTTATCCGCTCTTCGTCTGAACCGCGAAGACGAACCGGTCCTTCCGGATTCCGCCTACATCCAGATCGTCAAACCCACAGGGCACCCCGACAGTGTCGAGCGATCTTGGCGAGGCATTGTTTCAGACGATGGCTGGAAATACGTCTGCCTCGAAGGAGGACTGCCCTGGCTGCTCTTCAATCTGAACGAAGATCCCTACGAGCAAGCAAATCTGGCTCTAAACCCCCGTTTCGCGGAGAATCGCCAGAAACTCCACGACCGATTGCGTCAGTGGGTCAGGGATACAGAAGACGAATTTGACCTCCCGAACCTCGTGTAG